From Triticum aestivum cultivar Chinese Spring chromosome 4A, IWGSC CS RefSeq v2.1, whole genome shotgun sequence, a single genomic window includes:
- the LOC123081825 gene encoding uncharacterized protein isoform X2 yields MVPLCTGLFNNPCVAHVKPPPCQSPSHAAGAPGLSRTSSPIGTVPPPPSPRCTPLLLPLRPESVASSASMQENDGLAHAHLQRQQGCADPLSQGQAAGLPCACLPQISVEPAPFGPRAAGEHHQAQEVLRRRCCSPEHRCPKSAVALPSRAPPAPLPCLCSCAAACLRPHCSIPCFRDETMDARAVR; encoded by the exons ATGGTGCCCTTGTGCACCGGGCTCTTCAACAACCCCTGCGTCGCCCACGTCAAGCCGCCGCCGTGCCAGTCGCCAAGCCACGCCGCCGGAGCACCAGGACTCTCCCGCACCTCGTCGCCGATCGGAACCGTGCCTCCTCCGCCGTCCCCGCGCTGCACTCCACTGCTGCTTCCCCTGCGACCCGAGAGCGTTGCCTCCTCTGCTTCGATGCAGGAGAACGACGGCCTCGCTCATGCGCACCTCCAGCGCCAGCAGGGCTGCGCCGATCCGCTGTCCCAAGGCCAAGCAGCCGGCTTGCCCTGCGCCTGCCTCCCCCAGATCAGCGTTGAGCCGGCGCCCTTCGGTCCCCGCGCTGCCGGCGAGCATCATCAGGCCCAG GAAGTGCTCCGCCGTCGTTGCTGTTCGCCGGAGCACCGGTGCCCCAAATCCGCCGTGGCGCTGCCGTCCCGAGCTCCTCCCGCGCCCTTGCCTTGTCTGTGCAGCTGCGCCGCTGCCTGCCTTCGACCCCACTGCTCGATCCCCTGCTTCAGGGACGAGACGATGGACGCCCGCGCCGTGCGTTGA
- the LOC123081825 gene encoding uncharacterized protein isoform X1, translating to MVPLCTGLFNNPCVAHVKPPPCQSPSHAAGAPGLSRTSSPIGTVPPPPSPRCTPLLLPLRPESVASSASMQENDGLAHAHLQRQQGCADPLSQGQAAGLPCACLPQISVEPAPFGPRAAGEHHQAQCTGSAPPSLLFAGAPVPQIRRGAAVPSSSRALALSVQLRRCLPSTPLLDPLLQGRDDGRPRRALTSPARPSACVQPTGPGPMFGFVPEL from the exons ATGGTGCCCTTGTGCACCGGGCTCTTCAACAACCCCTGCGTCGCCCACGTCAAGCCGCCGCCGTGCCAGTCGCCAAGCCACGCCGCCGGAGCACCAGGACTCTCCCGCACCTCGTCGCCGATCGGAACCGTGCCTCCTCCGCCGTCCCCGCGCTGCACTCCACTGCTGCTTCCCCTGCGACCCGAGAGCGTTGCCTCCTCTGCTTCGATGCAGGAGAACGACGGCCTCGCTCATGCGCACCTCCAGCGCCAGCAGGGCTGCGCCGATCCGCTGTCCCAAGGCCAAGCAGCCGGCTTGCCCTGCGCCTGCCTCCCCCAGATCAGCGTTGAGCCGGCGCCCTTCGGTCCCCGCGCTGCCGGCGAGCATCATCAGGCCCAG TGCACAGGAAGTGCTCCGCCGTCGTTGCTGTTCGCCGGAGCACCGGTGCCCCAAATCCGCCGTGGCGCTGCCGTCCCGAGCTCCTCCCGCGCCCTTGCCTTGTCTGTGCAGCTGCGCCGCTGCCTGCCTTCGACCCCACTGCTCGATCCCCTGCTTCAGGGACGAGACGATGGACGCCCGCGCCGTGCGTTGACCTCGCCAGCAAGGCCCAGCGCCTGCGTCCAGCCGACCGGgccaggcccaat gttcggttttgttccggagttgtga